A portion of the Apteryx mantelli isolate bAptMan1 chromosome 29, bAptMan1.hap1, whole genome shotgun sequence genome contains these proteins:
- the IKBKB gene encoding inhibitor of nuclear factor kappa-B kinase subunit beta: MPLTPEAPRGLGGSPAPPGGRLSQLQLQRARPAAPLRAGAPRATGAGSGRGPGPVEPERRGPAMSRPPALQAQTCGPWEMKERLGTGGFGNVIRWHNKETGEQVAIKQCRQELSPRNRDRWALEIQIMKRLNHPNVVAARDVPEGMQKLAPNDLPLLAMEYCQGGDLRKYLNQLENCCGLREEAILILLSDIASALRYLHENRIIHRDLKPENIVLQQGEQRLIHKIIDLGYAKELDQGSLCTSFVGTLQYLAPELLEQQKYTVTVDYWSFGTLAFECITGFRPFLPNWQPVQWHTKVRQKSELDIVVSEDLSGEVKFSSSLPYPNNLNSVLAGRLEKWLQLMLMWHPRQRGTDPTYGPNGCFKALDDILNLKLLHVLNMVTGTVHTYPVTEEETLQTVKARIQLDTGIPEQDQELLQEAGLALFPQKLATKHIADSKVNDAAATDTDLLFLFDNQKVSYEAQVALRPHPESVDCILQDPKKNLHFFQLRKVWGQIWHTIRMLKEDCNRLQQGQRAAMMNLLRYNSTLSKMKNSMASLSQQLKAKLDFFKTSIQIDLEKYKEQIEFGITSEKLLFAWKEMEQAVELCGREDDVDQLVKRMMALQTDIVDLQRSPLGRKQGGTLEDLEEQARELYRRLREKPRDQRTSGDSQEIVRLLLQAIQTFEKKVRVIYAQLSKTVVCKQKALELFPRVEKVMNLMNEDENTVVRLQEKRQKELWNLLKIACSKVRGPVTGSPESMNTSRLSSPGQLLLQVPSGTYNLPESIRKSEELLLESQKLCSQLENVMHDTMKDQDQSLMALDWSWLQLQVEERNSPEQNQM, encoded by the exons ATGCCACTGACCCCAGAGGCGCCCCGCGGGCTCGGCGggtccccggcgccccccggcgggcGCCTCtcgcagctgcagctgcagcgcgcccggcccgcggctccTCTGAGGGCGGGCGCACCACGTGCCACTGGCGCCGGAAGCGGACGCGGCCCAGGCCCTGTGGAGCCGGAGCGCCGCGGCCCTGCCATGAGCCGGCCGCCGGCCCTGCAGGCGCAGACCTGCGGCCCCTGGGAGATGAAGGAGCGCCTCGGCACCGGCGGCTTCGGCAACGTCATCCGCTGGCACAACAAG GAGACCGGCGAGCAGGTGGCCATCAAGCAGTGCCGGCAGGAGCTGAGCCCGCGCAACCGCGACCGCTGGGCGCTGGAGATACAGATCATGAAGAG GCTGAACCATCCCAATGTAGTGGCTGCCCGTGATGTTCCTGAAGGGATGCAGAAGCTTGCCCCAAATGACTTGCCGCTGTTGGCCATGGAGTACTGCCAAGGTGGAGACCTCCGCAAG TACCTGAATCAGCTGGAAAATTGCTGTGGCTTGCGGGAAGAAGCTATTCTGATCTTATTGTCTGATATTG CCTCTGCTCTCCGGTACCTTCATGAAAACAGGATCATCCACAGAGACTTGAAACCAGAGAACATTGTGCTGCAGCAAGGAGAGCAAAGG TTAATACACAAAATCATTGACCTTGGTTATGCTAAGGAGTTGGATCAGGGCAGCCTATGCACTTCCTTCGTTGGGACACTACAGTACTTG GCTccagagctgctggagcagcagaaGTATACGGTGACAGTGGATTATTGGAGCTTTGGCACACTAGCCTTTGAGTGCATTACAGGCTTCCGACCATTCCTACCCAACTGGCAGCCAGTGCAATG GCATACAAAAGTGCGACAGAAGAGTGAGTTGGATATTGTCGTTTCAGAAGACTTATCTGGAGAAGTCAAATTTTCTAGCAGTTTACCTTACCCAAACAATCTAAACAG CGTTTTGGCTGGAAGATTGGAAAAATGGCTACAGCTCATGTTAATGTGGCACCCACGGCAGAGAGGTACAGATCCTACATATGGACCCAATGGGTGTTTCAAAGCTTTGGATGACATTTTGAACCTGAAG CTGCTTCATGTTTTGAACATGGTTACGGGAACTGTACACACCTACCCTGTGACAGAGGAGGAAACTCTGCAGACTGTGAAGGCCAGGATCCAGTTAGATACTGGAATCCCAGAACAGGACCAGGAGCTACTGCAGGAAGCAGGACTTGCATTGTTTCCTCAGAAGTTGGCCACTAAGCATATAGCTGATAGCAAG GTGAATGATGCGGCAGCTACAGACACagacctcctcttcctctttgatAACCAGAAAGTTTCCTATGAGGCTCAGGTTGCCTTGCGTCCTCACCCAGAAAGTGTTGACTGCATCC TTCAGGATCCAAAGAAGAATCTCCACTTTTTCCAGTTGCGGAAAGTGTGGGGTCAGATCTGGCACACAATCCGGATGCTGAAAGAGGATTGTAACCGGCTTCAGCAGGGACAGCGAGCAGCCAT GATGAATCTGTTGCGTTACAATAGTACCCTGTCGAAGATGAAGAATTCTATGGCCTCCCTTTCCCAGCAGCTGAAAGCAAAGCTGGACTTCTTTAAAACAAGCATCCAAATTGATCTGGAGAAGTATAAAGAGCAGATTGAATTTGGAATTA CTTCTGAGAAGCTGCTGTTTGCCTGGAAAGAGATGGAGCAGGCTGTGGAACTCTGTGGGCGG GAGGATGATGTGGATCAGCTAGTGAAGAGGATGATGGCCTTGCAGACAGACATTGTGGACCTGCAGAGAAGCCCCCTAGGTCGTAAACAAGGAGGAACACTGGAAGATTT AGAAGAACAAGCCAGAGAGCTGTACCGGAGGCTGAGAGAGAAGCCAAGAG ATCAGAGGACCAGTGGTGACAGCCAAGAAATAGTACGACTGCTCTTACAGGCAATCCAAACCTTTGAAAAAAAAGTCAGGGTCATTTATGCTCAACTCAG taaaacTGTAGTTTGCAAGCAGAAGGCACTGGAATTGTTCCCTAGAGTGGAGAAAGTGATGAATCTGATGAATGAAGATGAGAATACAGTTGTTAGGCTTCAGGAGAAACGACAGAAAGAACTGTGGAACCTGCTGAAAATTGCTTGT AGTAAAGTACGTGGTCCTGTTACTGGCAGTCCAGAGAGCATGAACACATCACGACTTAGTAGCCCTGGTCAGTTGCTACTGCAGGTCCCTTCTGGAACCTACAATTTACCAGAATCAATCAGGAAAAG TGAGGAGCTTCTGTTGGAATCACAGAAACTCTGTAGCCAACTCGAAAATGTGATGCATGACACAATGAAGGACCAGGACCAGAGTCTTATG GCTCTAGATTGGAGCTGGCTGCAGCTTCAGGTAGAAGAAAGAAACAGTCCAGAACAAAACCAAATGTAA